A window of the Oncorhynchus keta strain PuntledgeMale-10-30-2019 chromosome 21, Oket_V2, whole genome shotgun sequence genome harbors these coding sequences:
- the LOC118400610 gene encoding E3 ubiquitin-protein ligase RNF182: MSQKLEKLTLETDQPLVYTVEELECKICYNRYDTRTRKPKVLGCLHRVCAKCLKKIVENSSPSIVSCPFCRHETHVSDDDIWLLQDDSNILAILTYQDRARKSGGSITPSGEVLLTPGSLSGSGGGEGGCGGSGGGCVTTGEQSHSSSDCLVITIMEVPGESQSSDSMSMLNMVRLYRPASLASLPCHLPAQKCGAWTSRTFPSFLIGVLCLVYFSSLPLGIYLLMIQQLTLGIILVSLVPSTLVLCVFYGFCQCLCHEIMQSIAT; encoded by the coding sequence aTGAGCCAGAAGTTGGAGAAGTTGACCTTGGAGACGGACCAGCCTCTGGTCTACACCGTGGAGGAGCTGGAGTGTAAGATTTGCTACAACCGTTATGACACGCGTACCCGCAAGCCCAAGGTGTTGGGCTGCCTCCACCGCGTCTGCGCCAAATGCCTGAAGAAGATCGTGGAGAACTCGTCCCCCAGCATCGTCAGCTGCCCCTTCTGCCGCCACGAGACGCACGTGTCCGACGATGACATCTGGCTGCTGCAGGACGACAGCAACATCCTGGCCATCCTCACCTACCAGGACCGTGCCAGGAAGAGTGGCGGTTCCATCACCCCGAGTGGGGAGGTGCTGCTCACTCCGGGCAGCCTGAGCGGGAGTGGAGGTGGAGAGGGTGGCTGTGGTGGTTCTGGGGGCGGCTGCGTCACAACCGGTGAGCAGTCACACAGCTCCTCCGACTGCCTGGTCATTACCATCATGGAGGTGCCGGGCGAGTCGCAGTCATCAGACTCCATGAGCATGCTCAATATGGTGCGCCTGTACCGGCCCGCCAGCCTGGCCTCGCTGCCCTGCCACCTGCCTGCGCAGAAGTGCGGCGCATGGACCTCTCGCACCTTCCCCAGCTTCCTTATCGGCGTCCTGTGTCTAGTCTACTTCTCATCACTGCCGCTGGGCATCTATCTTCTGATGATCCAGCAGCTCACCCTGGGAATCATCCTGGTCAGCCTGGTGCCCTCCACCCTGGTTCTGTGTGTCTTCTACGGCTTCTGTCAATGCCTGTGCCATGAGATCATGCAGTCCATAGCGACATAG